A region of Arabidopsis thaliana chromosome 5, partial sequence DNA encodes the following proteins:
- the PHOT2 gene encoding phototropin 2 (phototropin 2 (PHOT2); FUNCTIONS IN: protein serine/threonine kinase activity, FMN binding, kinase activity, blue light photoreceptor activity; INVOLVED IN: in 7 processes; LOCATED IN: Golgi apparatus, plasma membrane, membrane; EXPRESSED IN: 26 plant structures; EXPRESSED DURING: 13 growth stages; CONTAINS InterPro DOMAIN/s: PAC motif (InterPro:IPR001610), Protein kinase, ATP binding site (InterPro:IPR017441), Serine/threonine-protein kinase domain (InterPro:IPR002290), PAS fold (InterPro:IPR013767), PAS (InterPro:IPR000014), PAS-associated, C-terminal (InterPro:IPR000700), Serine/threonine-protein kinase-like domain (InterPro:IPR017442), Protein kinase-like domain (InterPro:IPR011009), Serine/threonine-protein kinase, active site (InterPro:IPR008271), Protein kinase, catalytic domain (InterPro:IPR000719); BEST Arabidopsis thaliana protein match is: phototropin 1 (TAIR:AT3G45780.2); Has 116115 Blast hits to 111145 proteins in 3570 species: Archae - 310; Bacteria - 19809; Metazoa - 40204; Fungi - 12201; Plants - 24204; Viruses - 440; Other Eukaryotes - 18947 (source: NCBI BLink).): MERPRAPPSPLNDAESLSERRSLEIFNPSSGKETHGSTSSSSKPPLDGNNKGSSSKWMEFQDSAKITERTAEWGLSAVKPDSGDDGISFKLSSEVERSKNMSRRSSEESTSSESGAFPRVSQELKTALSTLQQTFVVSDATQPHCPIVYASSGFFTMTGYSSKEIVGRNCRFLQGPDTDKNEVAKIRDCVKNGKSYCGRLLNYKKDGTPFWNLLTVTPIKDDQGNTIKFIGMQVEVSKYTEGVNDKALRPNGLSKSLIRYDARQKEKALDSITEVVQTIRHRKSQVQESVSNDTMVKPDSSTTPTPGRQTRQSDEASKSFRTPGRVSTPTGSKLKSSNNRHEDLLRMEPEELMLSTEVIGQRDSWDLSDRERDIRQGIDLATTLERIEKNFVISDPRLPDNPIIFASDSFLELTEYSREEILGRNCRFLQGPETDQATVQKIRDAIRDQREITVQLINYTKSGKKFWNLFHLQPMRDQKGELQYFIGVQLDGSDHVEPLQNRLSERTEMQSSKLVKATATNVDEAVRELPDANTRPEDLWAAHSKPVYPLPHNKESTSWKAIKKIQASGETVGLHHFKPIKPLGSGDTGSVHLVELKGTGELYAMKAMEKTMMLNRNKAHRACIEREIISLLDHPFLPTLYASFQTSTHVCLITDFCPGGELFALLDRQPMKILTEDSARFYAAEVVIGLEYLHCLGIVYRDLKPENILLKKDGHIVLADFDLSFMTTCTPQLIIPAAPSKRRRSKSQPLPTFVAEPSTQSNSFVGTEEYIAPEIITGAGHTSAIDWWALGILLYEMLYGRTPFRGKNRQKTFANILHKDLTFPSSIPVSLVGRQLINTLLNRDPSSRLGSKGGANEIKQHAFFRGINWPLIRESSTTGCTVEHNRKRSECQRYKVGR; encoded by the exons ATGGAGAGGCCAAGAGCCCCTCCATCTCCTTTGAATGATGCGGAGTCATTAAGTGAACGTAGATCTCTTGAGATTTTCAACCCTTCGAGTGGAAAAGAGACACATGgatcaacttcttcttcttcaaagccTCCTCTTGATGGCAACAACAAAGGTAGTAGTAGTAAGTGGATGGAGTTTCAAGATTCCGCTAAGATTACAGAAAGAACCGCTGAATGGGGATTGTCAGCTGTTAAGCCGGATTCGGGAGACGATGGCATTAGTTTCAAGCTGTCCAGTGAAGTGGAACGAAGCAAGAACATGTCTAGGAGGTCATCCGAAGAATCTACATCTTCTGAATCAGGGGCCTTCCCTAGAGTATCCCAGGAGCTCAAAACTGCTCTATCCACGTTGCAGCAGACTTTTGTTGTCTCTGACGCTACACAGCCTCACTGTCCCATAGTCTATGCCAGCAGTGGATTCTTTACCATGACTGGTTATTCTTCCAAGGAAATTGTTGGAAGAAACTG CCGGTTTCTGCAAGGGCCAGACACCGACAAGAATGAGGTTGCCAAAATCAGAGATTGTGTCAAGAATGGAAAAAGTTACTGTGGAAGGCTGTTAAACTACAAAAAGGACGGAACTCCCTTCTGGAATCTTCTCACAGTCACTCCTATCAAGGACGACCAGGGCAATACCATCAAGTTCATTGG GATGCAGGTTGAAGTTAGCAAATACACAGAAGGGGTAAATGATAAAGCATTGAGGCCTAATGGACTCTCCAAATCCTTGATTCGATATGATG CTCGCCAGAAGGAGAAAGCTTTGGATTCCATCACAGAGGTTGTGCAAACTATAAGACATCGTAAGTCTCAAGTTCAGGAATCCGTGAGCAATGACACTATGGTAAAGCCTGATAGTTCTACTACACCTACACCTGGTAGACAAACAAGACAGTCAGATGAGGCTTCAAAGTCTTTCAGGACACCTGGACGTGTTTCTACTCCAACGGG GTCAAAGCTCAAAAGCTCGAATAACAGGCATGAAGATCTTTTACGTATGGAACCCGAAGAATTGATGTTGAGCACAGAAGTAATAGGGCAGAGGGACAGTTGGGACCTATCGGATAGAGAAAGGGATATACGCCAAGGGATTGATCTAGCTACCACTCTTGAGCGCATAGAGAAGAATTTCGTCATCAGTGATCCTCGTCTCCCTGATAATCCCATT ATCTTTGCATCAGACAGCTTTCTTGAATTGACAGAGTATTCACGCGAGGAAATATTGGGGAGAAATTGTCG GTTTCTTCAGGGGCCAGAGACAGATCAAGCGACTGTCCAGAAGATAAGAGACGCAATTAGAGATCAGAGGGAGATTACTGTGCAGTTGATAAACTACACTAAAAGCG GAAAGAAATTCTGGAACTTATTCCACTTGCAACCTATGCGTGATCAGAAG GGAGAGCTTCAATACTTCATCGGTGTGCAGCTTGATGGAAGTGATCATGTAGAGCCCCTCCAAAATCGTTTGTCTGAGAGAACAGAGATGCAGAGTTCGAAATTG GTGAAAGCTACGGCAACAAATGTAGATGAAGCTGTCAGAGAGCTTCCAGATGCTAATACG CGGCCCGAAGACCTGTGGGCTGCACACTCGAAGCCTGTCTATCCTCTGCCTCACAATAAGGAGAGTACGTCCTGGAAAGCAATAAAAAAG ATCCAAGCGAGTGGAGAAACAGTGGGACTACATCATTTCAAACCAATAAAACCGTTGGGCTCTGGTGATACTGGCAG TGTCCATTTGGTTGAGCTGAAGGGCACGGGTGAACTATATGCCATGAAAGCAATGGAGAAAACAATGATGTTGAATCGTAACAAG GCTCACCGAGCGTGCATCGAAAGGGAAATCATTTCCCTTCTGGATCATCCATTCCTTCCTACTCTCTACGCTTCTTTTCAG ACCTCTACGCACGTCTGTTTGATTACAGACTTCTGCCCAGGTGGAGAGTTGTTTGCACTACTTGACAGACAACCTATGAAAATATTGACAGAAGACTCTGCAAG GTTCTATGCAGCAGAGGTTGTTATCGGCTTAGAATATCTTCACTGCTTAG GAATTGTATATCGAGACCTGAAGCCTGAGAATATACTGCTCAAGAAGGATGGACACATAGTATTGGCTGACTTTGATTTATCATTCATGACGACCTGCACACCCCAG CTTATTATTCCAGCTGCACCTAGCAAACGAAGGAGATCCAAAAGTCAACCACTACCCACATTTGTTGCAGAACCAAGTACCCAGTCAAACTCGTTCGTAGGAACTGAAGAATACATTGCGCCT GAGATAATCACGGGTGCTGGTCATACAAGTGCTATTGATTGGTGGGCACTGG GTATCTTGTTGTATGAGATGCTTTATGGTCGCACACCTTTCAGGGGTAAGAATAGGCAAAAGACATTTGCCAACATCTTGCACAAAGATCTCACTTTCCCCAGCAGTATCCCT GTGAGTCTTGTAGGTAGACAGTTGATCAACACGTTGTTAAATAGAGATCCGAGCAGTCGGTTAGGATCCAAAGGTGGGGCAAATGAGATAAAGCAGCATGCTTTCTTTCGCGGGATCAATTGGCCTCTCATACGAG AGTCCTCCACCACTGGATGCACCGTTGAGCATAATCGAAAAAGATCCGAATGCCAAAGATATAAAGTGGGAAGATGA
- the PHOT2 gene encoding phototropin 2 (phototropin 2 (PHOT2); FUNCTIONS IN: protein serine/threonine kinase activity, FMN binding, kinase activity, blue light photoreceptor activity; INVOLVED IN: in 7 processes; LOCATED IN: Golgi apparatus, plasma membrane, membrane; EXPRESSED IN: 26 plant structures; EXPRESSED DURING: 13 growth stages; CONTAINS InterPro DOMAIN/s: PAC motif (InterPro:IPR001610), Protein kinase, ATP binding site (InterPro:IPR017441), Serine/threonine-protein kinase domain (InterPro:IPR002290), PAS fold (InterPro:IPR013767), PAS (InterPro:IPR000014), PAS-associated, C-terminal (InterPro:IPR000700), Serine/threonine-protein kinase-like domain (InterPro:IPR017442), Serine/threonine-protein kinase, active site (InterPro:IPR008271), Protein kinase-like domain (InterPro:IPR011009), Protein kinase, catalytic domain (InterPro:IPR000719), Tyrosine-protein kinase, catalytic domain (InterPro:IPR020635); BEST Arabidopsis thaliana protein match is: phototropin 1 (TAIR:AT3G45780.2); Has 116857 Blast hits to 111891 proteins in 3634 species: Archae - 310; Bacteria - 19970; Metazoa - 40401; Fungi - 12638; Plants - 24325; Viruses - 447; Other Eukaryotes - 18766 (source: NCBI BLink).), with protein sequence MERPRAPPSPLNDAESLSERRSLEIFNPSSGKETHGSTSSSSKPPLDGNNKGSSSKWMEFQDSAKITERTAEWGLSAVKPDSGDDGISFKLSSEVERSKNMSRRSSEESTSSESGAFPRVSQELKTALSTLQQTFVVSDATQPHCPIVYASSGFFTMTGYSSKEIVGRNCRFLQGPDTDKNEVAKIRDCVKNGKSYCGRLLNYKKDGTPFWNLLTVTPIKDDQGNTIKFIGMQVEVSKYTEGVNDKALRPNGLSKSLIRYDARQKEKALDSITEVVQTIRHRKSQVQESVSNDTMVKPDSSTTPTPGRQTRQSDEASKSFRTPGRVSTPTGSKLKSSNNRHEDLLRMEPEELMLSTEVIGQRDSWDLSDRERDIRQGIDLATTLERIEKNFVISDPRLPDNPIIFASDSFLELTEYSREEILGRNCRFLQGPETDQATVQKIRDAIRDQREITVQLINYTKSGKKFWNLFHLQPMRDQKGELQYFIGVQLDGSDHVEPLQNRLSERTEMQSSKLVKATATNVDEAVRELPDANTRPEDLWAAHSKPVYPLPHNKESTSWKAIKKIQASGETVGLHHFKPIKPLGSGDTGSVHLVELKGTGELYAMKAMEKTMMLNRNKAHRACIEREIISLLDHPFLPTLYASFQTSTHVCLITDFCPGGELFALLDRQPMKILTEDSARFYAAEVVIGLEYLHCLGIVYRDLKPENILLKKDGHIVLADFDLSFMTTCTPQLIIPAAPSKRRRSKSQPLPTFVAEPSTQSNSFVGTEEYIAPEIITGAGHTSAIDWWALGILLYEMLYGRTPFRGKNRQKTFANILHKDLTFPSSIPVSLVGRQLINTLLNRDPSSRLGSKGGANEIKQHAFFRGINWPLIRGMSPPPLDAPLSIIEKDPNAKDIKWEDDGVLVNSTDLDIDLF encoded by the exons ATGGAGAGGCCAAGAGCCCCTCCATCTCCTTTGAATGATGCGGAGTCATTAAGTGAACGTAGATCTCTTGAGATTTTCAACCCTTCGAGTGGAAAAGAGACACATGgatcaacttcttcttcttcaaagccTCCTCTTGATGGCAACAACAAAGGTAGTAGTAGTAAGTGGATGGAGTTTCAAGATTCCGCTAAGATTACAGAAAGAACCGCTGAATGGGGATTGTCAGCTGTTAAGCCGGATTCGGGAGACGATGGCATTAGTTTCAAGCTGTCCAGTGAAGTGGAACGAAGCAAGAACATGTCTAGGAGGTCATCCGAAGAATCTACATCTTCTGAATCAGGGGCCTTCCCTAGAGTATCCCAGGAGCTCAAAACTGCTCTATCCACGTTGCAGCAGACTTTTGTTGTCTCTGACGCTACACAGCCTCACTGTCCCATAGTCTATGCCAGCAGTGGATTCTTTACCATGACTGGTTATTCTTCCAAGGAAATTGTTGGAAGAAACTG CCGGTTTCTGCAAGGGCCAGACACCGACAAGAATGAGGTTGCCAAAATCAGAGATTGTGTCAAGAATGGAAAAAGTTACTGTGGAAGGCTGTTAAACTACAAAAAGGACGGAACTCCCTTCTGGAATCTTCTCACAGTCACTCCTATCAAGGACGACCAGGGCAATACCATCAAGTTCATTGG GATGCAGGTTGAAGTTAGCAAATACACAGAAGGGGTAAATGATAAAGCATTGAGGCCTAATGGACTCTCCAAATCCTTGATTCGATATGATG CTCGCCAGAAGGAGAAAGCTTTGGATTCCATCACAGAGGTTGTGCAAACTATAAGACATCGTAAGTCTCAAGTTCAGGAATCCGTGAGCAATGACACTATGGTAAAGCCTGATAGTTCTACTACACCTACACCTGGTAGACAAACAAGACAGTCAGATGAGGCTTCAAAGTCTTTCAGGACACCTGGACGTGTTTCTACTCCAACGGG GTCAAAGCTCAAAAGCTCGAATAACAGGCATGAAGATCTTTTACGTATGGAACCCGAAGAATTGATGTTGAGCACAGAAGTAATAGGGCAGAGGGACAGTTGGGACCTATCGGATAGAGAAAGGGATATACGCCAAGGGATTGATCTAGCTACCACTCTTGAGCGCATAGAGAAGAATTTCGTCATCAGTGATCCTCGTCTCCCTGATAATCCCATT ATCTTTGCATCAGACAGCTTTCTTGAATTGACAGAGTATTCACGCGAGGAAATATTGGGGAGAAATTGTCG GTTTCTTCAGGGGCCAGAGACAGATCAAGCGACTGTCCAGAAGATAAGAGACGCAATTAGAGATCAGAGGGAGATTACTGTGCAGTTGATAAACTACACTAAAAGCG GAAAGAAATTCTGGAACTTATTCCACTTGCAACCTATGCGTGATCAGAAG GGAGAGCTTCAATACTTCATCGGTGTGCAGCTTGATGGAAGTGATCATGTAGAGCCCCTCCAAAATCGTTTGTCTGAGAGAACAGAGATGCAGAGTTCGAAATTG GTGAAAGCTACGGCAACAAATGTAGATGAAGCTGTCAGAGAGCTTCCAGATGCTAATACG CGGCCCGAAGACCTGTGGGCTGCACACTCGAAGCCTGTCTATCCTCTGCCTCACAATAAGGAGAGTACGTCCTGGAAAGCAATAAAAAAG ATCCAAGCGAGTGGAGAAACAGTGGGACTACATCATTTCAAACCAATAAAACCGTTGGGCTCTGGTGATACTGGCAG TGTCCATTTGGTTGAGCTGAAGGGCACGGGTGAACTATATGCCATGAAAGCAATGGAGAAAACAATGATGTTGAATCGTAACAAG GCTCACCGAGCGTGCATCGAAAGGGAAATCATTTCCCTTCTGGATCATCCATTCCTTCCTACTCTCTACGCTTCTTTTCAG ACCTCTACGCACGTCTGTTTGATTACAGACTTCTGCCCAGGTGGAGAGTTGTTTGCACTACTTGACAGACAACCTATGAAAATATTGACAGAAGACTCTGCAAG GTTCTATGCAGCAGAGGTTGTTATCGGCTTAGAATATCTTCACTGCTTAG GAATTGTATATCGAGACCTGAAGCCTGAGAATATACTGCTCAAGAAGGATGGACACATAGTATTGGCTGACTTTGATTTATCATTCATGACGACCTGCACACCCCAG CTTATTATTCCAGCTGCACCTAGCAAACGAAGGAGATCCAAAAGTCAACCACTACCCACATTTGTTGCAGAACCAAGTACCCAGTCAAACTCGTTCGTAGGAACTGAAGAATACATTGCGCCT GAGATAATCACGGGTGCTGGTCATACAAGTGCTATTGATTGGTGGGCACTGG GTATCTTGTTGTATGAGATGCTTTATGGTCGCACACCTTTCAGGGGTAAGAATAGGCAAAAGACATTTGCCAACATCTTGCACAAAGATCTCACTTTCCCCAGCAGTATCCCT GTGAGTCTTGTAGGTAGACAGTTGATCAACACGTTGTTAAATAGAGATCCGAGCAGTCGGTTAGGATCCAAAGGTGGGGCAAATGAGATAAAGCAGCATGCTTTCTTTCGCGGGATCAATTGGCCTCTCATACGAGGCATG AGTCCTCCACCACTGGATGCACCGTTGAGCATAATCGAAAAAGATCCGAATGCCAAAGATATAAAGTGGGAAGATGATGGAGTGCTTGTGAATTCTACGGACTTGGACATTGACCTCTTCTAA
- the PHOT2 gene encoding phototropin 2 (phototropin 2 (PHOT2); FUNCTIONS IN: protein serine/threonine kinase activity, FMN binding, kinase activity, blue light photoreceptor activity; INVOLVED IN: in 7 processes; LOCATED IN: Golgi apparatus, plasma membrane, membrane; EXPRESSED IN: 26 plant structures; EXPRESSED DURING: 13 growth stages; CONTAINS InterPro DOMAIN/s: PAC motif (InterPro:IPR001610), Protein kinase, ATP binding site (InterPro:IPR017441), PAS fold (InterPro:IPR013767), Serine/threonine-protein kinase domain (InterPro:IPR002290), PAS (InterPro:IPR000014), PAS-associated, C-terminal (InterPro:IPR000700), Serine/threonine-protein kinase-like domain (InterPro:IPR017442), Protein kinase-like domain (InterPro:IPR011009), Protein kinase, catalytic domain (InterPro:IPR000719); BEST Arabidopsis thaliana protein match is: phototropin 1 (TAIR:AT3G45780.2); Has 25181 Blast hits to 21357 proteins in 1460 species: Archae - 236; Bacteria - 6754; Metazoa - 8411; Fungi - 2718; Plants - 3113; Viruses - 9; Other Eukaryotes - 3940 (source: NCBI BLink).) — MERPRAPPSPLNDAESLSERRSLEIFNPSSGKETHGSTSSSSKPPLDGNNKGSSSKWMEFQDSAKITERTAEWGLSAVKPDSGDDGISFKLSSEVERSKNMSRRSSEESTSSESGAFPRVSQELKTALSTLQQTFVVSDATQPHCPIVYASSGFFTMTGYSSKEIVGRNCRFLQGPDTDKNEVAKIRDCVKNGKSYCGRLLNYKKDGTPFWNLLTVTPIKDDQGNTIKFIGMQVEVSKYTEGVNDKALRPNGLSKSLIRYDARQKEKALDSITEVVQTIRHRKSQVQESVSNDTMVKPDSSTTPTPGRQTRQSDEASKSFRTPGRVSTPTGSKLKSSNNRHEDLLRMEPEELMLSTEVIGQRDSWDLSDRERDIRQGIDLATTLERIEKNFVISDPRLPDNPIIFASDSFLELTEYSREEILGRNCRFLQGPETDQATVQKIRDAIRDQREITVQLINYTKSGKKFWNLFHLQPMRDQKGELQYFIGVQLDGSDHVEPLQNRLSERTEMQSSKLVKATATNVDEAVRELPDANTRPEDLWAAHSKPVYPLPHNKESTSWKAIKKIQASGETVGLHHFKPIKPLGSGDTGSVHLVELKGTGELYAMKAMEKTMMLNRNKAHRACIEREIISLLDHPFLPTLYASFQTSTHVCLITDFCPGGELFALLDRQPMKILTEDSARFPLFLNLNV; from the exons ATGGAGAGGCCAAGAGCCCCTCCATCTCCTTTGAATGATGCGGAGTCATTAAGTGAACGTAGATCTCTTGAGATTTTCAACCCTTCGAGTGGAAAAGAGACACATGgatcaacttcttcttcttcaaagccTCCTCTTGATGGCAACAACAAAGGTAGTAGTAGTAAGTGGATGGAGTTTCAAGATTCCGCTAAGATTACAGAAAGAACCGCTGAATGGGGATTGTCAGCTGTTAAGCCGGATTCGGGAGACGATGGCATTAGTTTCAAGCTGTCCAGTGAAGTGGAACGAAGCAAGAACATGTCTAGGAGGTCATCCGAAGAATCTACATCTTCTGAATCAGGGGCCTTCCCTAGAGTATCCCAGGAGCTCAAAACTGCTCTATCCACGTTGCAGCAGACTTTTGTTGTCTCTGACGCTACACAGCCTCACTGTCCCATAGTCTATGCCAGCAGTGGATTCTTTACCATGACTGGTTATTCTTCCAAGGAAATTGTTGGAAGAAACTG CCGGTTTCTGCAAGGGCCAGACACCGACAAGAATGAGGTTGCCAAAATCAGAGATTGTGTCAAGAATGGAAAAAGTTACTGTGGAAGGCTGTTAAACTACAAAAAGGACGGAACTCCCTTCTGGAATCTTCTCACAGTCACTCCTATCAAGGACGACCAGGGCAATACCATCAAGTTCATTGG GATGCAGGTTGAAGTTAGCAAATACACAGAAGGGGTAAATGATAAAGCATTGAGGCCTAATGGACTCTCCAAATCCTTGATTCGATATGATG CTCGCCAGAAGGAGAAAGCTTTGGATTCCATCACAGAGGTTGTGCAAACTATAAGACATCGTAAGTCTCAAGTTCAGGAATCCGTGAGCAATGACACTATGGTAAAGCCTGATAGTTCTACTACACCTACACCTGGTAGACAAACAAGACAGTCAGATGAGGCTTCAAAGTCTTTCAGGACACCTGGACGTGTTTCTACTCCAACGGG GTCAAAGCTCAAAAGCTCGAATAACAGGCATGAAGATCTTTTACGTATGGAACCCGAAGAATTGATGTTGAGCACAGAAGTAATAGGGCAGAGGGACAGTTGGGACCTATCGGATAGAGAAAGGGATATACGCCAAGGGATTGATCTAGCTACCACTCTTGAGCGCATAGAGAAGAATTTCGTCATCAGTGATCCTCGTCTCCCTGATAATCCCATT ATCTTTGCATCAGACAGCTTTCTTGAATTGACAGAGTATTCACGCGAGGAAATATTGGGGAGAAATTGTCG GTTTCTTCAGGGGCCAGAGACAGATCAAGCGACTGTCCAGAAGATAAGAGACGCAATTAGAGATCAGAGGGAGATTACTGTGCAGTTGATAAACTACACTAAAAGCG GAAAGAAATTCTGGAACTTATTCCACTTGCAACCTATGCGTGATCAGAAG GGAGAGCTTCAATACTTCATCGGTGTGCAGCTTGATGGAAGTGATCATGTAGAGCCCCTCCAAAATCGTTTGTCTGAGAGAACAGAGATGCAGAGTTCGAAATTG GTGAAAGCTACGGCAACAAATGTAGATGAAGCTGTCAGAGAGCTTCCAGATGCTAATACG CGGCCCGAAGACCTGTGGGCTGCACACTCGAAGCCTGTCTATCCTCTGCCTCACAATAAGGAGAGTACGTCCTGGAAAGCAATAAAAAAG ATCCAAGCGAGTGGAGAAACAGTGGGACTACATCATTTCAAACCAATAAAACCGTTGGGCTCTGGTGATACTGGCAG TGTCCATTTGGTTGAGCTGAAGGGCACGGGTGAACTATATGCCATGAAAGCAATGGAGAAAACAATGATGTTGAATCGTAACAAG GCTCACCGAGCGTGCATCGAAAGGGAAATCATTTCCCTTCTGGATCATCCATTCCTTCCTACTCTCTACGCTTCTTTTCAG ACCTCTACGCACGTCTGTTTGATTACAGACTTCTGCCCAGGTGGAGAGTTGTTTGCACTACTTGACAGACAACCTATGAAAATATTGACAGAAGACTCTGCAAGGTTCCCTCTTTTCCTCAATCTAAACGTATAA